In Alnus glutinosa chromosome 7, dhAlnGlut1.1, whole genome shotgun sequence, the sequence ctacaaagattcatTCTATTGGAAGtagtaatttattattgatatatttttgctttaaaacaACCCACATCAAGGATGCATATAACGTGCTAAAGCTAATTATGCAATATGTATGTGTCTCACAATTCAATTGGGTATGATGTGCttctccaagaaaaaaaattaaccgaAGTGGGACAGAATAAGTGATTTGATGATGGATTAAGCCCTAAGAAGCGATTTGATCGATTTTGATCTACAAGAAAGTGATTTGATAAAGGGTAAAATCTCACGAACTAAAAAAGtatatttctaataaaaaaaagaaaaaaaagaagccttaTTTCACTACATGTCTACATCCTCCCATGGGATCTCAAAATcctatatattaattttctctttgtACTTTATTCAAAATTCGGATCGGATCCGCGGGCAAACAAAGGTAGAAAGGTCTATTACCTTACCAACCTTTGATTCCTCCACATCACATACTTTCTTTACGTCTCTCACCAATTCTCACCTTACCAACCACCAAGGAACTAATCCTCACCTTCTTTCCCCACGCGTCACCTCTCACGCGTTCCACAACCAATGCGACAACATGATTATTGGTCCACATTTGGTAACCGAGCCACTGTCAGCAACAAAACGCACAAACACACATCTCACAATGGCAAACCCATATCATTATCcttagagaaatgatccttacacttatttttcacaacagttccacaacaagctgatgtggctggtaatattttattatttttttacaaaaagaaatgaaaacaaaacaaaaaaataataaaatattaccagccacgtcagcttgttgtgaggctattgtaagaaatgagtgtagggatcatttctcttatccTTAATTAAGAGTAAACGATCGATGTACTGCAATTCATTTGTGATTCCACGTAGATTAATGTTAATCTCGATCTGCTTTACGTCTATTTATCACACTcgtattatattattttaaatattttttttttaattaattgccattctaattaaattatttaaaacaaattatattagTTGATGTGATAAATAGGTATGGAGAATGCATTTGTCAAAAGCCCATGTGCTAACATTTTACATActcttttgttttaattaaatcattataaGAGTATTGTTATATATTACATTCACATTACACTCTTATTTTACTGGACTGATGAATGTTATAGTGCCTATTAGTTTTTAAATCAatccttattaaaaaattaggaaaaacttcacttaccacccttgatctttcatcacatttgcaattatatctttaaactttaaaaagtgtcaatttagtgtatttatcttttaatttttttttttcaatttcaacccttctattataatttttcattaaatcctaatggagggtgtcaaaattcttaaaaatacCCCTCAATTTTTtctaggcaaaaaaaaaaagaagcaaagttCCAATAATTTAGGCATTGGTcggaatttaatgaaatttgaaaaaatacccatgctttAATATTTGACAGGATTTTAGAAATAtaggtattttagaaattttgaaagGATTTAACAGAAGAATTGAAACATGAggctaaattaacacttttttaaaatttaaaggtttaattgtaaaaatgataaaagattaaagataatatataaatgaaattttacctaaaaaataatatccaAGATTTAATAGACACTACCATATATGCACATTAATTAACTTGTAAAGGAGGAGTGAGATGAAAAgtgaaataataaatatataccatTACTGAATTATTAATTACATGCTTCAGCAGGTTTACTAGTACTGGTAGAGATTATCATGTCATGAATGTTCTGTATAGTAAGTATAGCGTGGACAACTCCATTCACCAACTCCCTATCTCTTATATATCAACCTCTCTCCAACCATTTTCTTCCCTCGAGCCTATAAGGAATAAACTCCATGCCTTTCTCTCTATCTTCTCCTCCAATGTCTCTCCCTTTAATACCCATCTCACTTATCGTACTCCTCCTTGCATACAAGCTCTACCAGTGGCTGAGATTCAAGCTCCCACCGGGGCCTCGCCCGTGGCCAATCGTCGGCAATCTGTACGATATAAAGCCGGTGAGGTTCCGGTGCTTTGCCGAGTGGGCACAGGCGTACGGTCCCATCATATCGGTGTGGTTCGGGTCCACGTTGAACGTGATCGTGTCGAACTCGGAGTTGGCTAAGGAAGTACTCAAGGAACATGACATGCAACTGGCTGACAGGCATAGAAGTAGGTCGGCTGCTAAGTTTAGCAGGGATGGGAAGGACCTTATATGGGCGGATTATGGACCTCACTATGTTAAGGTCAGGAAGGTTTGTACCCTTGAGCTTTTCTCCCCAAAACGGCTCGAGGCTCTTAGACCCATCAGGGAAGATGAGGTTACAGCCATGGTTGAATCCATTTTCAAGGACTGCACCAATCCTGGTacgtcttttttgttttttcccattttttaaaagtcacaatgttttatatatttatatatatatacacacttgattatttcatttttttttttattttcctttgtgGTTTTTATAAATCtcttattattgttattatcattattattaaaaaaaaaaaaaaaaaaaaaaaaaagtatagtgACAATTTGTCTATAAAGTCAACCTTTTTGATCCCACGCAACGGTGACACCGCTTGCAACATTAATTGCCAGGCGAGAGGCCGGCCCGTTGCTTGTGAATGCGGGAACGTCCGTGGCATTGatgttgtgtatatatatgaatgGTTGACATTGGCAAGTTTCCagcaaaattcaattttaaggGAGTTGGACGGTATAAAATGAAATTTCAGGggcatatatataattctttttaggaaagcttcacttataatttatgatatttcattacttttataaCAAGGTACTtaagctttaaaaaatgttaatttataacattaatctttcaaatattttcaatttcaacccgttaatattttctgttaaattctatcaaaaattttaaaatactcatatgtttatttttatttttttaaaaaaaaaaaaattatgaaaattttcaaatattcgggcatggatatttttacaaattctgttaaattctaaccaacacatcaatcctagcatttttttttcctaaaaaaaagagtgtattttgaaaattttgagagaatttaacagaaaattctaacagatggttaaaattgaaaaaaattaaaagatagatcTCTAGTGAAAAGAtatacactttttaaagttttagtaCTTTTATCTTTTAGTAAAAATGACGAAAGATAAGAGTTATAAATGAAATTCTTTCGACTTTTCTtaataaattctaaaaaaaattatttttaataaatttctttTAGAGATGGAGCCGGCCGACCCCTTAATTCGGAGTCTAAGATCTACAGATCTAAATCATCCCGTAGATCGGGTTTGATTTGGTCGATCACACGCGTTCCTTCCATTTGAAATTCTTAGTAAGTAATTTTATTGTGAAGCTACAAGGATTacgaaaaataatatttatttattacttcgCGGTGTTGGCATTGATTGGCCCAACCTCAGTGGGGACATGGACATGGACATGGACCTCACTATAGTATAGCATCACATCCAGGCACGTCATCCATGTgagtaaaattaattaaacgacattaatttaaaaatgtctCAAGTGGGTCGATCGACCAGATCAAGTTtttcccttccttttttttctctgtaAAGCTTTAGCTCTAAATACTTAGATAAACTTTGCCTATAAAATTCAATTAATTTACGACTTTACTGAGACCTTCTGTtaattgtccttttttttttttatcggaTTGTAAAATGGTATATAAATTCACTTCTAATTTATAAATTccatcttttatcacttttgtaaaatagtatataaattttaaaaagtatcaatttaagttatttatttttcaatttcaacattcctttctaatttttcgttaaattctgtcgaaatttccaaaatacctttaatttttttaggaaaaagaaaaagaaaaaagaaatgctagGATTTAATTAGATGTATATATGAATTTAACGgcatttacaaaaatactcatgcttgaatctttgaaaatttttataattttttttttgaaaaaataaatactccgggtattttgaaaattttgatagaatttaatagaaaattctaacgatgagtgaaattgaaaaaactcGAAAGATAGATACTATaaattgacatttattttttttaaaaaaaaaaaaaaaaaattgggtattttttgcaaaagtaatgaaagatcaagagttataagtgaagttctttattttctatattatttttaattctcacAATAAATTGAATggcaaaaatgaaataaacGAAAAGAGTTGTCTGCAGAAAATAATGGCAAAAGTTTGTTGGTGAAGAAATATTTGGGAGCAGTGGCATTCAACAACATTACAAGACTGGCATTTGGGAAGCGATTTGTGAACTCAGAGGGCGTAATGGACGAGCAAGGGTTAGAATTCAAGGCAATCGTGGCCAATGGGCTGAAGCTCGGCGCATCCCTTGCCATGGCGGAGCACATTCCATGGCTTCGTTGGATGTTTCCGCTAGAAGAAGAGGCATTTGCCAAGCATGGGGCAAGGAGGGACCGACTTACTAGACTTATCATGGAAGAGCACACCCAGGCACGTGAGAAGAGCGGTGGTGCCAAGCAGCATTTTGTTGATGCCTTGCTTACTTTGAAGGACGAATATGACCTTAGCGAGGACACCATCATTGGACTCCTTTGGGTGCGTAAacaacttcattttcttctgcTTTAGGACTCGGAATTACAAACAAATATACTATGATTTTTGCAGGACATGATCACCGCGGGAATGGACACCACCGCAATCTCGGTAGAATGGGCTATGGCCGAGCTGATCAAGAACCCAAGGGTGCAACAAAAGGCTCAAGAGGAGCTAGATCGTGTTATCGGATTGGAACACGTGATAACAGAAGCCGATTTTACTAATCTCCCATACCTACAATGTGTGGCCAAAGAGTCGCTACGGTTGCACCCTCCAACCCCATTGATGCTCCCCCATCGAGCCAACGCCAATGTCAAGATTGGTGGCTATGACATCCCTAAGGGTTCAAATGTTCACGTTAATGTTTGGGCTGTGGCACGCGATCCAACGGTGTGGAAGAACTCGATGCAGTTCCGCCCTGAGCGGTTCCTTGAGGTGGATGTTGACATGAAGGGCCATGACTTCCGGCTACTTCCATTTGGTGCGGGGCGGCGGGTGTGCCCTGGTGCACAACTTGGTATCAATTTGGTCACGTCCATGATTGGTCACCTATTGCACCATTTTGTTTGGACACCACCTGAAGGGGTCAAACCAGAGGAGATTGACATGTCAGAAAATCCTGGATTGGTTACTTACATGCGGACCCCGTTACAAGCGGTGGCCAATCCGAGGTTGCCATCGCACTTGTACAAACGTGTGGCAGTGGAcatgtaatttttcttttgtttgtgtcTTTATTTCTCTTTGCGTTTTGATATATTACGAAGTTGTGATAAAATTGTAATTCTGGTGagattataaaaagaaaattattattttcttgtgtatatatacacattttaTCTGCGTGGTTGGATTTAAATTAAGGTTCTTAGAGATCACAACTAACtagatataatattattaaagaTACGAACGAAAGTATGCACAAGAAAtgtacataaaaaaataaaataaaatgtgtcaAACAATATTATTCATTGTAAAATGCTTaaatggtctttttttttttttttttttttttttttttttttaaaaaaaaaaaaaggcaaataaaaaattcatacatGTTTGTTGTGGGCATGGAGCATGGTGAtcttttaaaaaacaaaggCAAATAAAAATTCCTAGATGTTTGTTGTGGGCCTGGAGCATGGTgatggtgtgtgtgtgtatatatatatatatattttactttaagagtgaagatatatatatatatatatatatattttactttaagAGTGAAGAGAGATTTTCGTGTGAAATATTTGAGCGACATTTATCATATATAGTTGTTGGACGTATGATGGTATTTAGTGAATGTTACATATGAGAGAGTAAAAGCTGGGCGGGTAGAGTTGCAATGGGTGATAGCCACGTCACTAAAtcttaattcaaaataatttttttttgagaaatgatccctacactcatttctcacaacagccccacaacaaatGATCtagctggtaatattttattatttttttgttttcttttcttttctttttgtaaaaacataataaaatattaccagccacatcaacttgttgtgaggctgttgtgagaaatgagtgtagagatcatttctctttttttttttaaaaaaaaaaaaattaaattattaatggcGTGGCAAATTGACACGTCAcaaatttagtgacgtgtcaatttGTCATGTTATTAATTAGTGATGTGGCCGATTGACACATCGTTATTTAGTGACGTGCCAGattgacatgtcactaaattatttttatcctaattatgatttgattattttatcaTCAAAGACTAAAGGTGAAATTTTTTGTTGATCACCACTCTCACCCGAAGAAGAGAATACCAACTCACAATCATTAGTAAGTgttaaatatagtatatatatatagggttagggtttatatatatatatatatatatatagtgctaaATATATAGTATAATGGGAACGTAAGGTTTAAATttacaaactatatatatacatataaattaatactatatatagtatatatgtatacataaaccctaaccctatgttaGATATATATAGAGTATATAGGGTCAGGATTTAAATTtacaaactatatatatgtatacattaattctatacataatatatatgtacatataatTCCCAACCCTATATTAATTAGtgctatatctatatatatagggttagggtttaaatttataaactatatatttgcataaattaatactatatacagtatatatgtatgtataaattaatactatatatagcatactatatatgtatgtataaatTAAATGCTAACCCAGTGATGTTCAAAATTTGATACGTTACAAATTATTGACGTGTCATACtaacacgtcactaaatgtGAATTGAGGGGAATGCCACGTGGGACATTTCTGCGGGGCACAGCCTCCCCCCACTAATAATTTTCGATCTCGAAAATAAATATGACTTTTAAtttaaccatgtgtgtgtgcaatgtgtaacaaaatatcaaaagtgcagaattaaaggtccgtttgggtttgcgatttcaaaaagtgcgatttaaaataacgattttaaaatgtgcgatttgaaaaaagtgatttttaaaaacgcagttaagcgtttggcaaaatcacagtttagcctttaaaatcacgaatttaccttttaaaattctgcgttttcaaaaaagcaccatcttatctgcgatttgaaaaagcagattttctgcgttttcaaatcgcaatttttaaaaacgcagttcccaaacgatctatgttctgcgatttggtttaaaatcgcacttattgtctacgaaatcgcaatcccaaacgcaccctaaatgaGATAtacattttgttaacaaagtggaaactcaattaagagaaaaaccactccagggtaaccaaacccaggaaatccactatcaaaagataaagctagtacatagacagtaacactcacatatccgatgcagcgatcatatctagcactctgacacataaCTCAAcgtgaacgtctcccaaccaagtctcctacttaaaggggtcttttatggattcctttaccttaggacttctcccaaagatagacttcaattatgagcatAACAACAGCACACTGACAACCCTtggagagctagcagatcttcacaatgtctaccaaaacaccttctctaagtacGGAAGACTTctattagtattttggcctcattctgtgtttggacaaaatcacttgtgtgtgtaaagatgttgtaaacagagATTtaactattcagagcactctcaaaagactttgcactgcgaagatttcgtttccctatcagccgttcggatgatcgagccatcccgtccggacgcccatctgaccattgttccatccgttcggacgacgtgccataccgtccggatgccagtcagaccaagcatcatccgtccggacgacgtgcatttccgtccggaccctccactatgtcgagaaggttctatccagcttgcatccgtccggaagtctcagtagcccgtccggacgcctctcgatACTCGACCAgactcagattctttccaaggacgcgcgtctccttaaggcaagaatcgcaattttCACTGTCTGGACatgcgtgcaactaatatggaaattgccaattcgagttcaaccgttcagacgactgcctatcatggtccggacgcgcgcacatcagatatggaaattgcgtgttgaagatcagccgtccggacccacgaagccttataaggaaattacttgcagcggacgtgcgaccgtccggacgatgtgccatctcttccggacgcggctcttaaacaggaaagatttctcagcgaactttttggaaaatcctgtcgcacagttgtccgtccggacgtcccatgtccaccatccggaTGGCGCCCaactatattttgcctgacgctcatttaagctcccagcctataaatagaggcccctgggcattagaattgcaagaattgcaagaattcggtattgaattccacaactgctcagagacgtaatttttcctttgaagccatttcaagtgaaatgttgctgtgctacatctgaagtctatcttcggggttggccctaaggtaaaagatttcattgaagaccccttcacgtaggagacctggttgggaagcgttcatgttgggttacacgtcagagagcaaggtacgaccactgcatcgggtatatgtgagtgttactatcttgtatctagctttgtcttctgaatagtggaattcctgggtttggctgccccggagtggtttttctcttgattgagtttccacttcgtcaacaaaaatctctgtgtcttttactttccgctgtgcttatttttgttgacactttgcgcacacacttgtgttttatttagaagtcaatttcaattttcaattggtatcagagcttggtacactctgtgtagatttaattcttgagtgttctttttttttacttctatattatgtctcaaactcttaattctgttcctgcctttgatggtacgaactatggctattggaaggcacgtatgcgtttcttttttaaatctattgactgttggggtattgttgaaactagttggactaaaccagaggatgcaacacctgaactagccTCTCAAAAGAAcgcacgtctttcaaatgataaagccctccatgctctatgccaagcactttctccatctgaattcgcaaaaatttcaaattgtaaatcagccaaagaagcatggcaaatcttggaaacaacatatgaaggtacgaaacttgttaaatctaccaaacttcaaatgttgatttcgagatttgaagaatttaagatgttggaagatgagacgttcggaaagttttactccaagatgagtgacctgagaaactccatggtgagtcttgggaaacctatcacggatgtaaaactcatccaaaaatttctcaaatctttgcccgagcgtttcaggatcaaggtaacaacaattgaggaaagcaaggatcttgaggagatggagattgaagagctggtgggatctcttcaaacatatgagctgtctctgcccccggtcaagaagttgaagaccattaccttaaaagcttccaagaagaaggtagaagccttatctgaagatgactctgaggatgaagaaaaagctgtggctatgttagccaagaatttcagaagacttatgaaAGATGATtggttcaaaaagaagttttttgaaagagtaaagaaatctcccagagaagctgaacctgaggaaaaagagaagaaagatcccagaggtccccaatgttttgaatgctcaagttttgggcatatccgggccgattgcgggaatcttaaaaagggcaaggggaaagcatacaatgtgactctcagtgatgagtcaaaagaagaagctccagagtctgaaaaatgtCTGGCCttcgtagccccacatgttgaagaagaagactcgtattactcggagcatagtgataatggggaagagctcaaggaagcctacaagacactctacctagagtatgagaagctgagggaaggccgtaAGCAGCACCTCTCTGATCTGAATAGCCTACAAACTGAAAAGAGTTCCTTGCGgcttagaatacaagagcttgaggaaaaactactagagacacagctctagctagagagagtcactgatgagaagctgactcatatgttgtctatccagaagagcccaactgacaagactggtctcgggtatgtagcttcctcttctgatgctcctttttcctcaaagactgtgtttgtgaagcctacagtctcagagACTCTTCCCactattgaagataaagggaaggacaaggtcaacgatgatgttccaggcactcaggagcctcattccatcagaagacctcccatttaCCATCACTGCTGTCTAAGTgagcatgttcgtcctcagtgctccctcctgaaagcacaaaaggccaaagccaagaaagaagtgcctagacaagctcattatggcactagacctgtggCTCaccatcagactccatggcatcaggcaccttatTAAGCACTatggagacaagcaccaaggcatcaagctcatcAAGCACCTTGGTCTCATGTTCCTTGGATCCAAGCATCTCAGCAttagcggcctcagcagcggttcgCACTGGCCAAGCACCTTAGaaggccacagaaggtggaagcagatcaacaccacaatgagccacctatctggatacagaatatgatggagtcgatgatgacgtcataccagcaaccacccacaagaaggcagacttggatcaagaaggaccgtcaccccatgagggggaacagacgcacctagtaggttcaggtgttcatgcctaggatttggttcctaatcctatggcatcaggttttattgcttattttgctgttatatttgcaatctaggaaccaatgGTATTTTGCTTTTACCCCCTATTTTTGTTTGGAGATCTTTGCAGgtgtttattggggaagacttaaaaagtaggtcgagcgactgtttttctgtactggcatcatCAAGTTTGATATTGCCTTGCATAtaatgtttttccatattgcattttttttaataataataaaaaaaaaattggggagaatttacAGGATAATTTTGTCCTTGgcttatcagataattgcatgtattttctcctgatatctcaattctttgggtattaatttactttgtgaaaaataaaaggacttctaattttaacaagtgtgtgtgaacagtgtgcaacaaaatattaaatgcgaaaattaaaggagacaaatattttgttgacgaagtggaaactcaattaagagaaaaaccactaggGGGCAGCCAAAttcaagatatccactattcagaagacaaagctaaatacaaagcagtaacactcacatacccctgatgcagtggtcgtaccttgctctctaacgtgtaacccaacacgaacgcctcccaaccaggtctcctacctgaaggggtcttcaatggaatcatttaccttagggcaaacccctaagatagacttcagatgtagcgcagcaacaacacacttgaaatggcttcggaggaaatatcacgtctctgagcagttgtggaattcaataccgaattcttgcagttctcaatgcccatgggcctctattaataggctgggggctcaaatgagcgttaggaaaaatatagctgggcgccttccggacggtggacatgggccgtccggacggacaactgtacgacattatttttcaaaaatttcgctaagaaatctttcctttttaagagccgcgtccgaacgggatgtcacatcgtccggactgtctcacgtccgctgcaagtaagtTCCTTATAAGTCTTCgttcgtccggaccatgggggatgagcgtccggatggctgaacttcaacacgcaatttccacaTCTGCTATGTGAgcttccggaccatgagaggcgtccggacggttgaattcgaatcagcaatttccttctttgataaACGCGCGTCAGGACCAAGGCTGTCTGATGTTCGGACGGtgaaatttgaattgcgatttttgccttaaggagacgcgcgtccggacgggataccacatcgtccggacgattgattaATCTTCCCTatatcggaacttggaaagaatctgagactggtcgagtaccgagaggagTCCGGACGTGCTtctgaaacgtccgaacggatgcaagctggatagaaccttctcgacacagtggagggtccggacggtaaTGTACGTCAtccagacagatgatgcttggtctgactggcgtccggacggtatggcacgtcgtctggttggatggaacagtggttagatgggcgtccgaacgggatggctcaatcgtccggacggctaacagggaaccgaaatcttcgcagtgcaaagtcttctaagagtgctctgaatagtagaatccctgttaagcattattacaaagaagtgattttgtccaacagaatgtgtcCAACTACAAACTAACACTTtgtttagatataattgagagtttttgactataatttgccaagtgttttcctgtatatgcaaaaattggatagcttcttttctcatgcgatgaaaaatgtgcactatccacagcTCCtctataaggtacatctttccttctctgactttttgtttctagaaattctggataagagaagaagtttttttaagatgaccaaattgaccacatgctagttgaacctagcacctataaactctggcattccctctagttTGCAGTAccgtaagaaacaagcagttaatcatatgatttctgtgtttttgagtatatattcacttcttatgtgctacatttgctttatgccttgccctctacgtgaaagtaaaacatttacgttgtccttcatggtacaagtaaatcatttaggtgctgcatcttagggggagtgtatcagatgatttctgtgtttttgagtatatattcactacttatgtgctacatttgctttatgccttgccctttacgtgcaagtaaaacatttacgttgtccttcatggtacaagtaaatcatttaggtgctgcatcttaggggtagtgtatcagatgatttctgtgtttttgagtatatattcactgcttatgtgctacatttgctttatgccttgccctctacgtgcaagtaaaacatttacgttgtccttcatggtacaagtaaatcatttaggtgctacatcttagagggaatgtatcagatgaaggtggttaggccctagtaagttataaggtttgacttttggcttatcttccatttattttctctcctgtctagaaaatctggttactCTCTGTTATGACATCGAAAGTCTTACCTTGATGGTTtctgtcttcacacacacacgcattgcatgagttgagttggctagttg encodes:
- the LOC133872661 gene encoding cytochrome P450 98A2, whose translation is MPFSLSSPPMSLPLIPISLIVLLLAYKLYQWLRFKLPPGPRPWPIVGNLYDIKPVRFRCFAEWAQAYGPIISVWFGSTLNVIVSNSELAKEVLKEHDMQLADRHRSRSAAKFSRDGKDLIWADYGPHYVKVRKVCTLELFSPKRLEALRPIREDEVTAMVESIFKDCTNPENNGKSLLVKKYLGAVAFNNITRLAFGKRFVNSEGVMDEQGLEFKAIVANGLKLGASLAMAEHIPWLRWMFPLEEEAFAKHGARRDRLTRLIMEEHTQAREKSGGAKQHFVDALLTLKDEYDLSEDTIIGLLWDMITAGMDTTAISVEWAMAELIKNPRVQQKAQEELDRVIGLEHVITEADFTNLPYLQCVAKESLRLHPPTPLMLPHRANANVKIGGYDIPKGSNVHVNVWAVARDPTVWKNSMQFRPERFLEVDVDMKGHDFRLLPFGAGRRVCPGAQLGINLVTSMIGHLLHHFVWTPPEGVKPEEIDMSENPGLVTYMRTPLQAVANPRLPSHLYKRVAVDM